Proteins found in one Tamandua tetradactyla isolate mTamTet1 chromosome 1, mTamTet1.pri, whole genome shotgun sequence genomic segment:
- the STEAP2 gene encoding metalloreductase STEAP2, which produces MESISMMGSPKSLSETFLPNGINGIKDAKKVTVGVIGSGDFAKSLTIRLIRCGYHVVIGSRNPKFASEFFPHVVDVTHHEDALTKTNIIFVAIHREHYTSLWDLRHLLIGKILIDVSNNMKINQYPESNAEYLASLFPDSLVVKGFNVVSAWALQLGPKDASRQVYICSNNMQARQQVIELARQLNFIPIDLGSLSSAREIENLPLRLFTLWRGPVVVAISLATFFFLYSFVRDVIHPYARNQQSDFYKIPIEIVNKTLPIVAITLLSLVYLAGLLAAAYQLYYGTKYRRFPPWLETWLQCRKQLGLLSFFFAAVHVAYSLCLPMRRSERYLFLNMAYQQVHANIENSWNEEEVWRIEMYISFGIMSLGLLSLLAVTSIPSVSNALNWREFSFIQSTLGYVALLISTFHVLIYGWKRAFEEEYYRFYTPPNFVLALVLPSVVILGKIILLLPCISRKLKRIKKGWEKSQFLEEGIGGTIPHLSPERVTVM; this is translated from the exons ATGGAATCAATCTCTATGATGGGAAGCCCTAAGAGCCTTAGTGAGACTTTTTTGCCTAATGGCATAAATGGTATCAAAGATGCAAAGAAGGTCACTGTAGGTGTAATTGGAAGCGGGGATTTTGCCAAATCACTGACCATCAGACTTATTAGATGTGGCTATCATGTGGTGATAGGAAGCAGAAATCCGAAGTTTGCTTCTGAATTTTTTCCTCATGTGGTCGATGTCACTCATCATGAAGATGctctaacaaaaacaaacataatatTTGTTGCTATACATAGAGAACATTACACTTCCCTGTGGGACCTGAGACATCTGCTTATCGGTAAAATCCTGATTGACGTTAGCAATAACATGAAGATAAACCAATACCCAGAATCCAATGCTGAATATTTGGCTTCATTATTCCCGGATTCCTTGGTTGTCAAAGGATTTAATGTTGTCTCAGCTTGGGCACTTCAGTTAGGACCTAAGGATGCCAGTCGGCag GTTTATATATGCAGCAACAACATGCAGGCTCGACAACAGGTTATTGAACTTGCTCGTCAGTTGAATTTCATTCCCATTGACCTGGGATCATTATCATCAGCCAGAGAGATTGAAAATTTACCCCTGAGATTATTTACTCTCTGGAGAGGGCCAGTGGTAGTAGCCATAAGCCTGgccacatttttcttcctttattcctttGTCAGAGATGTGATACATCCATATGCAAGAAACCAGCAGAGTGACTTTTACAAGATTCCTATTGAGATTGTAAATAAAACCTTGCCCATAGTTGCCATTACTTTGTTGTCCCTAGTATATCTAGCAGGTCTCCTGGCAGCTGCTTATCAGCTTTATTATGGCACCAAGTATAGGAGATTTCCACCTTGGTTGGAGACGTGGTTACAGTGTAGAAAACAGCTTGGATTACTAAGTTTTTTCTTCGCTGCCGTCCATGTTGCCTACAGCCTCTGCTTACCAATGAGAAGGTCAGAGAGATACTTGTTTCTCAACATGGCTTATCAACAG GTTCATGCAAATATTGAAAACTCTTGGAACGAGGAAGAAGTTTGGAGAATTGAAATGTATATCTCCTTTGGCATAATGAGCCTTGGCTTACTTTCCCTACTGGCAGTCACCTCTATCCCTTCCGTTAGCAATGCTTTAAACTGGAGGGAATTCAGTTTTATTCAA TCTACGCTGGGATATGTTGCTCTGCTTATAAGTActttccatgttttaatttatgGATGGAAACGAGCTTTTGAAGAAGAGTACTACAGGTTTTATACACCACCAAACTTTGTTCTTGCTCTTGTTTTGCCCTCAGTTGTAATCCTGGGTAAGATCATTTTACTCCTTCCATGTATAAGCCGAAAgctaaaaagaattaaaaagggcTGGGAAAAGAGCCAATTTCTAGAAGAAGGTATTGGAGGAACTATTCCTCATCTCTCACCAGAGAGGGTTACAGTAATGTGA